The Martelella sp. AD-3 genome includes a region encoding these proteins:
- the glgB gene encoding 1,4-alpha-glucan branching protein GlgB, with amino-acid sequence MKKPESDGPEQARDGFPAREEINAILNATHGDAFSVLGIHDINGSHVARCFLPGAETVEAFDLDGKPLGKLTCLDEAGFFAGPVDIPGFVPIRYHAKRGEAEWTVTDPYSFWPVLGPMDDYYVREGSHLRLFDKLGAHQMTHQRVKGFHFAVWAPNARRVSVVGSFNGWDGRRHMMRFRRDSGVWEIFAPEVEPGQPYKFEIIGADGNLLPLKADPFARRSELRPQTASLTAADLEQEWDDEAHREHWASVDRRREPISIYEVHAGSWQRHDDGTFLSWDELADRLIPYCADMGFTHIEFLPVSEYPYDPSWGYQTTGLYAPTARFGEPEGFARFVNGCHKVGLGVILDWVPAHFPTDEHGLRQFDGTSLYEHADPRQGFHPDWNTAIYNFGRTEVASFLLNNALYWGERFHVDGLRVDAVASMLYLDYSRKHGEWVPNEYGGNENLGAVRFIQETNKAVYGNHPEMMTIAEESTAWPKVSQPVHEGGLGFGFKWNMGFMHDTLSYLAREPIYRKHHHQEITFGLLYAFAENYVLPLSHDEVVHGKGSLIAKMAGDDWQKFANLRAYYAFMWGYPGKKLLFMGQEFAQWSEWSEARGLDWNLLDYPTHEGMRRLVRDLNFTYRSKKALHARDCEPEGFEWTIVDDHDNSVFAWQRKAPGEKPIIVICNFTPVPREDYHVPVPKAGIWREILNTDAEIYGGSGKGNGGRVRADVHGHGGISATLLLPPLATIMLEPEE; translated from the coding sequence ATGAAAAAGCCGGAATCAGACGGTCCGGAACAGGCGCGGGACGGTTTCCCCGCGCGGGAGGAAATCAACGCTATCCTGAATGCCACCCACGGGGATGCCTTCTCCGTGCTCGGCATCCACGATATCAACGGCAGTCACGTCGCCCGGTGTTTCCTGCCCGGGGCGGAAACCGTCGAGGCATTCGACCTCGACGGCAAGCCTCTCGGCAAGCTGACATGCCTCGATGAAGCCGGGTTCTTCGCCGGGCCCGTCGACATCCCCGGCTTCGTGCCGATCCGCTACCATGCCAAACGCGGCGAAGCGGAATGGACGGTGACCGATCCCTACAGTTTCTGGCCCGTGCTCGGCCCGATGGACGACTATTACGTCCGCGAGGGCTCGCATCTGAGACTGTTCGACAAGCTCGGCGCACACCAGATGACCCATCAGCGGGTGAAGGGCTTTCACTTCGCCGTCTGGGCGCCGAACGCCCGCCGCGTGTCGGTCGTCGGGTCCTTCAACGGCTGGGACGGACGGCGCCACATGATGCGGTTCCGCCGCGATTCCGGCGTCTGGGAAATCTTCGCGCCCGAGGTCGAGCCCGGCCAGCCCTACAAGTTCGAGATCATCGGCGCCGACGGCAATCTCCTGCCGCTGAAGGCGGACCCCTTTGCCCGCCGCAGCGAGCTGCGTCCGCAGACCGCCTCGCTGACGGCCGCCGACCTGGAGCAGGAATGGGACGACGAGGCCCACCGCGAACACTGGGCGAGCGTTGACCGGCGACGCGAACCGATCTCGATCTACGAGGTCCATGCCGGTTCCTGGCAGCGCCATGATGACGGCACGTTCCTCTCCTGGGACGAACTCGCCGACAGGCTGATCCCCTATTGCGCCGACATGGGCTTCACCCATATCGAATTCCTGCCGGTCTCCGAATATCCCTATGATCCGTCCTGGGGCTACCAGACGACCGGGCTTTATGCGCCGACGGCCCGTTTCGGCGAGCCGGAAGGCTTCGCCCGTTTCGTCAATGGCTGCCACAAGGTCGGCCTCGGCGTCATCCTCGACTGGGTGCCCGCCCATTTCCCGACCGACGAGCATGGCCTCAGGCAATTCGACGGCACGTCGCTTTACGAGCATGCCGATCCGCGCCAGGGCTTTCATCCGGACTGGAACACGGCGATCTACAATTTCGGCCGCACCGAAGTCGCCTCGTTTCTCCTGAACAACGCGCTCTACTGGGGCGAACGGTTTCATGTCGACGGGCTCAGGGTCGACGCCGTCGCCTCGATGCTTTACCTCGACTATTCGCGCAAGCACGGCGAATGGGTGCCGAACGAATATGGCGGCAATGAAAATCTCGGCGCCGTCCGCTTCATCCAGGAGACCAACAAGGCCGTCTACGGCAATCATCCGGAGATGATGACGATCGCCGAGGAATCGACCGCCTGGCCCAAGGTCTCGCAGCCCGTGCACGAAGGCGGTCTCGGCTTCGGCTTCAAGTGGAACATGGGCTTCATGCACGACACGCTGAGCTATCTCGCGCGCGAGCCGATCTACCGCAAGCATCATCACCAGGAAATCACCTTCGGCCTGCTCTATGCCTTCGCCGAGAACTATGTTCTGCCGCTCTCCCACGACGAGGTGGTGCACGGCAAGGGCTCGCTGATTGCCAAGATGGCGGGCGACGACTGGCAGAAATTCGCCAATCTGAGGGCCTACTACGCCTTCATGTGGGGGTATCCCGGCAAGAAGCTCTTGTTCATGGGGCAGGAATTCGCCCAGTGGAGCGAATGGAGCGAGGCCCGCGGGCTGGACTGGAACCTGCTCGACTATCCGACCCACGAGGGCATGCGCCGCCTGGTGCGCGATCTCAACTTCACCTACCGTTCCAAGAAGGCGCTGCATGCGCGCGACTGCGAGCCGGAGGGCTTCGAGTGGACGATCGTCGATGATCACGACAATTCCGTCTTTGCCTGGCAGCGCAAGGCGCCGGGCGAAAAGCCAATTATCGTCATCTGCAATTTCACGCCGGTTCCGCGCGAGGACTATCACGTCCCTGTGCCCAAGGCCGGGATCTGGCGCGAAATCCTGAATACCGACGCCGAAATCTACGGCGGCAGCGGCAAGGGCAATGGCGGGCGCGTGCGCGCCGACGTCCATGGCCATGGCGGCATTTCCGCCACCCTGCTTCTGCCGCCGCTTGCAACCATCATGCTGGAACCGGAAGAGTGA